ATCCTGCCTATACCCTGCCCGACTTAAATGTCGGAGCGATGTATGCTGAAGTAGCAGCTTATACCAAAGGTGGAAACTTCTGGGAATTCCTGATAGGTAATGTCACCTTGGGACAGAAAGCCAGTTTGTTTTGGGCTATCGGCGCCGGACGTTTCTTACAGACTGCCGGACTTTTCCTATTCGGCTTGTACATCGGACGCAAACAGTTATTCGTCACCACCGAATCTCATTTGAAATTTTGGGTAAAAGCGCTCATCATTGCTGCTATCAGCTTCGCACCTCTTTACTCTTTGAAAGAGCAAATCATGCAGAGTGACAACAGTCTGATTCAACAGACAGTGGGTACCGCTTTTGATATGTGGCAGAAATTCGCGTTCACTATCGTATTGATTTCCTCCTTCATCCTACTGTATCAGAAAGCTAAGTTTCAAAAAGCTGTTTCCAGCCTCCGCTTTTACGGCAAGATGAGTCTGACAAACTATATTTCCCAATCTGTTCTGGGTGCCATTATCTATTTCCCATTCGGATTTTATCTGGCTCCTTACTGCGGATATACTCTAAGCTTGATTATAGGTATTGTTCTTTGTATCTTACAGGTTCAGTTCTGTAAATGGTGGCTGTCCGGACATAAACAGGGACCATTGGAGACGATATGGCATAAATGGACTTGGATAGGGAGCAAATAAAAAAAGTAACCGTTAGAAAAGAATAAAGCCAAAAAGCAGGCCACGAAATACACACAAACTACAAACGAACAACTTACGAAAATGAAACTTAGCGTATCACTCTAAAGCATCAACAAAAGTGTGTATATCCGTAGCCTGCGTGCTTAAATTGAGATGATGCCAATACAACAAGATTCCCGGAAGAATGATTAGAAAGGGGACTTAAAGAATGCAAAGGAAATGAAAGAACTGTACTAAACCGGCTTGAATAGTGGGAAACAGATGCAGGACAGATATAAAGAAGCGCCTCCACAATCTTCGAAAAGACTATGGAGGCGCTATTTATTATTTATTCTGAACTATCAGAAGAAATAGGATCAGATACCCAATGACTTCTTCACTGCTTCAATCTTTTCCATTGCAGCAGACTCGGCAGAAGCATAACAGTTACGGCAACCCATTTCA
The nucleotide sequence above comes from Bacteroides caccae. Encoded proteins:
- a CDS encoding DUF418 domain-containing protein, with protein sequence MELSTKTPRIEVVDALRGFAVMAILLVHNLEHFIFPVYPESSPEWLTILDAGVFNATFSLFAGKSYAIFALLFGFTFYIQSHNQQLKGKDFGYRFLWRMVLLAGFATLNAAFFPAGDVLLLFVVVGIVLFIVRKWSDKAILITAIFFSLQPIEWFHYIMSLFNPAYTLPDLNVGAMYAEVAAYTKGGNFWEFLIGNVTLGQKASLFWAIGAGRFLQTAGLFLFGLYIGRKQLFVTTESHLKFWVKALIIAAISFAPLYSLKEQIMQSDNSLIQQTVGTAFDMWQKFAFTIVLISSFILLYQKAKFQKAVSSLRFYGKMSLTNYISQSVLGAIIYFPFGFYLAPYCGYTLSLIIGIVLCILQVQFCKWWLSGHKQGPLETIWHKWTWIGSK